One Elgaria multicarinata webbii isolate HBS135686 ecotype San Diego chromosome 7, rElgMul1.1.pri, whole genome shotgun sequence DNA window includes the following coding sequences:
- the TMEM70 gene encoding transmembrane protein 70, mitochondrial → MLLLAGAGVREPGLRLWLRSAGRRQAPLLPAKQAAAAAAAATPAAEPSPPSPSRCRPRPRVCWPEASRSLSRTAGHKQVPFPHVESLCYFSTSALHENSEYGRLIYHGNLAKAVLGVKFFSYSTSMFSFCMMPIIIFKTGIGVDNLPLQIAFYSVVGFFTFITPITLHLITKGYVIRLYHKAETDTYTAVTYNAILAEKKTVFHQQDVKIPDISKMFTTFYAKSKSLLVNPMLFQYPQDYSHLMGYDKPFTFDLEEPKQSTEDK, encoded by the exons ATGCTGCTCCTGGCTGGGGCGGGAGTCCGTGAGCCTGGCCTAAGGCTGTGGCTGCGCAGCGCCGGGAGGCGTCAGGCGCCCTTGCTTCCGGCGAaacaggcggcggcagcagcagcagcagcaacacctgcCGCGGAGCCGAGCCCGCCATCGCCTTCCCGTTGCAGGCCGCGGCCGCGAGTATGTTGGCCTGAAGCCTCCAGGTCCCTCTCTCGGACGGCGGGACACAAGCAG GTTCCATTTCCCCATGTGGAGTCTCTTTGCTACTTCAGCACATCAGCCCTCCATGAAAATTCTGAATACGGCAGATTAATCTATCATGGAAATTTGGCAAAAGCAGTGTTAG GAGTGAAGTTTTTCTCCTACTCGACCAGCATGTTTAGCTTTTGCATGATGCCGATCATCATCTTCAAAACCGGCATAGGCGTTGACAACCTTCCCTTGCAAATTGCCTTTTACAGTGTTGTAGGATTCTTTACATTCATAACACCAATTACCCTGCATTTAATTACCAAAGGCTACGTCATCCGGCTGTACCATAAGGCCGAAACGGACACCTATACAGCCGTTACGTACAATGCTATTTTGGCAGAAAAGAAAACTGTGTTCCACCAACAGGATGTGAAGATTCCAGACATCAGCAAGATGTTCACAACATTCTATGCTAAAAGCAAATCGCTGCTGGTTAATCCAATGCTTTTTCAGTATCCACAAGACTATAGCCATCTTATGGGGTATGACAAGCCCTTTACATTTGACTTGGAAGAACCGAAACAATCTACTGAAGACAAATAG
- the HAUS3 gene encoding HAUS augmin-like complex subunit 3: MDCGTQFIETLKRIRYSKANSLNGEDFDWLFETLEDKSFLKWFCTTLNEHHALSEEELQSFNILLNSSKPILEVEALDEVLKTCTPLELNTNTCEEEDEEKLKTLEDELQALQKLKQLKIHRRNKLQFMASSNSLMSQKLKEKGEEIPKNLKEGQGIFSAMNTKINNELQSLTDRVEKLTSCFAVASGQQELEPHPVLLAQFALDKYLCQEEQSTTALTLYTKKQFFQGISELVESSNEENFQLFDIRNSFSSDESNNVCEEKLELTRLQMAYVCAQHQLIQQEAKNLSMRSGLRWAEENICSLKKTPEKERFEARISSLNSDISNIKKHLAQINNETLPLLVKEDAELLNMPVVRGDLDLQIARQDYYISSQDQICNQLIKQKASFELLQLAYEIEFRKLRDNSRLLENMVQDLKQSSDTLVQMLETMSEPSISHHKVPRSTIDSKDNATHRLYQLLEGENSNQLFRTHEGLEQMAEKLHLDTMSVLDQLAVASQEQILLLSKMDVDLTTLRDAMYYSGESICLSNQELAEQFNRLEFQLNKLNQLIMDFLADIKAKKKVLENNKLQQMERKFYVYFFKDGERLKNIVERSEQQVKTQAMS, from the exons ATGGATTGTGGAACTCAATTCATTGAAACTCTGAAGAGGATACGATATTCAAAGGCAAATTCACTTAATGGTGAAGACTTTGACTGGTTATTTGAGACATTGGAAGATAAGTCATTTTTGAAATGGTTTTGTACAACTTTGAATGAGCATCATGCATTATCTGAAGAAGAGCTGCAGTCATTTAATATTCTCCTTAATTCATCAAAGCCTATCTTAGAAGTGGAAGCTTTGGATGAAGTTCTCAAGACTTGCACGCCTCTTGAATTAAATACAAATACTTgcgaagaagaagatgaagaaaaacTTAAAACATTAGAAGATGAACTTCAGGCTCTTCAAAAGCTTAAACAGCTAAAGATTCATCGTCGTAATAAGCTTCAATTTATGGCCTCAAGCAATAGTCTTATGTCCCAGAAGCTTAaagagaaaggagaggaaatacCTAAAAATCTGAAAGAGGGTCAGGGGATTTTCTCTGCCATGAATACAAAGATAAACAATGAGTTGCAGTCTCTTACTGACAGAGTTGAGAAGCTGACCTCTTGCTTTGCTGTTGCATCTGGACAACAGGAGCTGGAACCTCATCCTGTGCTGCTTGCCCAATTTGCTTTAGATAAATATTTGTGTCAGGAAGAACAAAGCACCACAGCTCTTACTTTATATACAAAAAAGCAATTTTTCCAAGGTATATCTGAACTGGTTGAAAGTTCTAATGAAGAAAATTTCCAGCTTTTTGATATAAGGAATTCTTTCAGTTCTGATGAGAGCAACAATGTATGTGAAGAAAAACTAGAGTTGACTAGGCTGCAGATGGCATATGTTTGTGCTCAGCATCAACTGATTCAACAGGAAGCTAAGAACCTAAGCATGCGATCAGGTCTTCGGTGGGCAGAGGAAAATATTTGTTCTTTAAAGAAG acTCCTGAAAAAGAGAGATTTGAAGCTAGAATTTCTAGTTTGAACAGTGACATTTCAAACATAAAAAAACACTTGGCTCAGATAAACAATGAAACACTACCTTTGCTGGTAAAAGAAGATGCAGAGCTATTGAATATGCCTGTGGTCAGGGGTGATCTTGATCTACAGATTGCTCGACAGGACTACTACATATCAAGTCAAGATCAGATTTGTAACCAGTTGATCAAACAGAAGGCATCATTTGAACTTCTACAGTTGGCTTATGAAATTGAGTTCAGAAAACTTAGGGATAACAGCCGTCTGCTGGAAAATATGGTTCAAGATCTGAAGCAGAGTAGTGACACTTTGGTGCAAATGCTAGAAACAATGTCTGAGCCATCTATATCCCATCATAAAGTACCGAGAAGTACTATTGATTCAAAGGATAATGCCACACATAG gttGTATCAACTTTTGGAAGGTGAGAATTCAAATCAGTTGTTCAGAACGCATGAAGGCCTTGAGCAGATGGCTGAAAAACTACATCTAGATACAATGTCAGTGCTTGATCAGTTAGCAGTAGCTAGCCAAGAACAAATCCTTCTGCTGTCAAAGATGGATGTTGATCTAACCACCCTCCGTGATGCCATGTACTACAGTGGAGAAAGCATCTGTCTTAGCAATCAG GAACTGGCTGAGCAGTTTAATCGATTGGAATTTCAGTTGAATAAATTAAATCAGCTTATTATGGATTTTCTTGCTGATATAAAGGCTAAGAAGAAGGTGTTGGAGAATAATAAATTGCAACAGATGGAAAGAAAATTCTATGTGTACTTTTTCAAAGATGGGGAACGTTTGAAGAATATTGTCGAAAGATCAGAACAACAAGTTAAGACTCAAGCCATGTCTTAA